From Anopheles coluzzii chromosome 3, AcolN3, whole genome shotgun sequence, the proteins below share one genomic window:
- the LOC120956157 gene encoding uncharacterized protein LOC120956157, translating into MRRDRAQRHTRTGSRNDDEPADGEGQMAVGENTRSRQITPREYAAYRMCTRAGQTSLIHRAGRLMQQYAVDQCCKIEEQRLKFHREHQAQLRADAYAGIMDFAGPMVNPLPEDPLEHDRTLGQAGTRIILAPSFPGGERYMRAQYQDSMAIVRAIGKPDLFITVTCYPKWVEVSEALLPRQHAADRPDLTARVFRLKLKSILDDLSAGVLGLEIARIHVIEYQKRGLPHAHCLLMLAEADKPRSVDDYDRLVSAEIPDPENEQLYQTVRMCMMHGPCGRSNPDVPCMKDGVCSKRFPKNFTNETKQADDGYPVYRRRNDGRTVTVKGVHLDNRYVVPYNPWLCHKYDCHINVEVCSSVASIKYLYKYVYKGHDRVVISPSTSLNEIQEYIDARYISASQAMTIIFGFEMQAKTVTVVVLPIHLENQQGIVFNSNENIESVIERGHHTMLTRFFQLMANDPYARNLTYQELPTYFRYAKPTQRLPWHEGSGCQWIQRICDASIVIGRMVYCPMSQMERYCLRLMLCYRKGPTSFEDLRTVDGIVYASYHEAATMAGLLQDDHEWDRAMQEAVSFHIPSQLRHLFAIILSQQPQNPRRLYLRQMTPSKTLTNFPDMPQLADFQHLPMHLQSDQHNDVNSHIDAERSYSINVLDETIASINLLNSEQRVVYDIVTAAVDRIGPEIEDFPEEHHNLFFLDGPGGTGKSFLLEKILAYTRRKSKIALAAAASDIAALLLTGGRTVHTTFKLPLVLDEYSTCNIPTQSSLADLMRQTSLIVWDEASMSSRFALEAVDRSLQDIVGVHRPFGGKVVLLCGDFRQILPIVPKDVFAHGQLYVALSRVTSRKNVAVLIVNPDYDLEGVTVRNIVYHEVID; encoded by the exons ATGCGGCGTGATCGGGCACAACGACACACACGAACAGGTAGCCGCAACGATGATGAACCAGCCGACGGTGAAGGACAAATGGCAGTTGGAGAAAATACCAGATCACGGCAGATTACGCCTCGCGAATATGCCGCTTATCGGATGTGTACAAGGGCCGGTCAAACATCCCTAATCCATCGTGCAGGACGGCTTATGCAACAGTACGCCGTTGATCAATGCTGTAAGATCGAAGAACAGCGGCTCAAGTTCCATCGTGAACATCAAGCACAGCTGCGTGCCGATGCATACGCTGGCATAATGGATTTTGCTGGTCCAATGGTCAATCCGTTACCGGAAGATCCGCTCGAACACGACCGAACACTTGGGCAAGCGGGCACACGCATTATTCTTGCCCCATCTTTCCCAGGAGGCGAGCGCTATATGCGTGCCCAATATCAAGATTCGATGGCCATTGTGAGAGCTATTGGAAAGCCAGATTTATTTATCACTGTCACTTGCTACCCGAAATGGGTAGAGGTATCGGAAGCTTTGCTTCCACGACAACATGCCGCAGATCGACCAGATCTGACGGCCCGTGTGTTTCGACTGAAACTAAAATCCATCTTGGATGACCTTTCGGCTGGAGTTCTTGGTTTAGAGATTGCACGCATTCATGTTATTGAATACCAGAAGCGTGGCCTTCCCCATGCTCACTGTTTGCTGATGCTTGCTGAAGCGGACAAGCCACGATCGGTGGATGATTATGACCGTTTAGTCTCTGCAGAAATCCCGGATCCAGAAAACGAACAACTTTATCAAACAGTACGCATGTGCATGATGCATGGACCATGCGGTAGATCGAATCCGGATGTACCGTGTATGAAAGATGGTGTATGTTCGAAAAGGTTCCCAAAAAATTTCaccaatgaaacaaaacaagccgATGACGGTTATCCAGTATATAGACGACGCAACGATGGACGCACTGTAACAGTAAAGGGTGTACACCTGGACAATCGTTATGTTGTACCCTACAATCCGTGGTTGTGTCATAAATACGATTGTCACATAAACGTCGAGGTATGTTCGTCGGTGGCCAGTATTAAGTACCTTTACAAGTACGTGTATAAGGGACACGACCGAGTAGTAATTTCGCCATCTACATCATTGAACGAGATACAAGAATATATTGATGCTCGGTACATATCAGCATCTCAGGCCATGACAATCATCTTTGGTTTCGAGATGCAGGCAAAAACAGTCACTGTCGTCGTACTACCGATACACCTCGAGAACCAACAGGGAATCGTCTTTAATTCGAACGAAAACATCGAATCTGTAATCGAACGAGGCCACCACACAATGCTAACGCGCTTCTTTCAGCTGATGGCAAATGATCCTTACGCGCGAAATCTTACATATCAAGAGCTACCGACGTACTTCCGATATGCCAAGCCAACTCAGCGACTTCCATGGCATGAAGGCTCAGGATGCCAGTGGATTCAACGCATTTGTGACGCAAGCATCGTGATTGGTCGTATGGTATACTGTCCGATGTCGCAGATGGAACGGTACTGCTTGCGGTTGATGCTGTGCTATCGCAAAGGCCCAACTTCATTTGAAGACCTTCGGACGGTTGACGGTATCGTTTATGCGTCTTACCATGAAGCAGCTACTATGGCTGGGCTACTACAAGATGATCATGAATGGGATCGGGCAATGCAGGAAGCCGTTTCGTTCCATATACCATCTCAACTGCGCCATCTGTTCGCAATCATCCTGTCGCAACAGCCACAAAATCCTCGCCGCCT ATACTTGCGTCAAATGACACCATCAAAAACGCTGACCAACTTTCCAGACATGCCACAATTGGCTGATTTTCAACATCTTCCGATGCACCTTCAATCCGATCAGCATAACGATGTAAATTCGCACATCGATGCAGAACGTTCGTATAGTATCAATGTTCTAGACGAAACGATTGCATCGATAAATCTACTGAATTCTGAGCAACGAGTGGTGTATGATATTGTCACTGCCGCGGTAGATCGTATCGGACCAGAGATAGAAGATTTTCCAGAAGAGCATCACAACCTTTTCTTTCTGGATGGTCCTGGTGGTACCGGAAAATCTTTCCTCTTAGAGAAAATTCTGGCGTATACGAGGCGGAAGTCAAAGATAGCACTGGCTGCAGCTGCGAGCGATATCGCCGCGTTACTTCTGACTGGTGGTAGAACAGTGCACACAACTTTTAAGCTGCCACTGGTGCTGGACGAGTATAGCACCTGCAACATACCAACCCAATCGTCGCTTGCGGACCTAATGCGACAAACCTCTCTTATCGTCTGGGACGAAGCTTCGATGAGCAGTCGCTTTGCTCTGGAAGCAGTAGATCGTAGCTTACAAGACATTGTAGGTGTACATCGGCCGTTTGGTGGTAAGGTGGTACTGCTTTGTGGTGACTTCCGGCAGATTTTACCAATAGTCCCGAAAG ATGTGTTCGCACACGGACAGCTTTACGTTGCACTGTCACGAGTGACATCAAGGAAGAACGTGGCGGTGCTGATAGTGAATCCCGATTATGATCTTGAGGGTGTCACAGTGAGAAACATTGTTTACCACGAGGTGATTGACTAA